The DNA window GCCCCGGCCGCCAGGGCGGCGCCGGCGGAACGCATGCCCGGCGGGGAAAGGCGAGAACATGACAAGACGCATCGTTTACGTATGCCTGGCGATCGTGATCGTCGCGCAGCTGGTCCCGGTCGAACGGGACAATCCACCCGAAATCGCGCCGTTGCTGGCACCCGCCGAGGTGGCCGCGGTTCTGGAGCGTTCCTGTTACGACTGCCACTCCAACCGTACCGCGTGGCCCTGGTACGCGCATGTCGCGCCGGTGTCGTGGTGGGTGGCTCACGACGTCTCCGAAGGCCGCGAACACCTCAATTTCTCGCAGTGGGAAGAACTGCCCGTCGAGAAACGGCGCCACGTGGCCGGGAAGATCGTGGAGGAAGTGTCCGGTGGCGGGATGCCCCCGGCGATCTACCTGCGCCTGCATCCCGCCGCCGCCGCCTCGGGCACGGATCTGAACTTGCTGCAGCACTGGGCACGCGCGCACGACGCGCCGGAATAGGAGAGACATGAGTCGCGTTCATCGGATCATCGTTGCGGCGGATTTTTGTTGCGCCCTGCTGTTGCTCGCAGCCGTATCCGTCGCCTCGTCCCCCATGCCCCCCGACTCGCCCTGGTTCTCCCGTGTCCTGATCTCCAACGACGACGGCATCGAGAACCCCCGCCTGCAGGTGCTGGTGGACGCCTTCGCGCCCCACTGCGAGGTGTGGGTGGTGGCCCCGCTGGTCAACCGCAGCGGCAGTTCCAACTACTGCTCGGCGTTTTCGAGCAAGACGCTGGCCGTCGAGCCCCGCGACCTGGGCGAGGGCGTGCGCGCCTGGGGCGTGGACGGCTATCCCGCCGACTGCGTGATGCTGGCCCTGACCACCCTGATGAAGGACAGCCCGCCCGACCTCGTGCTCTCCGGCGTCAACAGCAGCCCTAACCTGGCCGACGGCTGGCTGGCCAGCGGCACCATCGGCGTGGTCCGCACCGCCGCCCACCGGGGCTTCCGCGCGGTGGCTTTCTCGGGGCTGGGCGACGACCCCGCCATGATGTCGGAGGTGGGGGCGTGGGCGCTGGCCCTCTGCCGGAGCGACCTCGTGCGCGATCTCGGTCCCGACGCCTACCTGACCGCGAGCTTCCCTCGCGTCGCGACCCACGAGATCGCCGGCGTGCGCCCGGCCCGGCGCGCCCAC is part of the bacterium genome and encodes:
- a CDS encoding heme-binding domain-containing protein; the protein is MTRRIVYVCLAIVIVAQLVPVERDNPPEIAPLLAPAEVAAVLERSCYDCHSNRTAWPWYAHVAPVSWWVAHDVSEGREHLNFSQWEELPVEKRRHVAGKIVEEVSGGGMPPAIYLRLHPAAAASGTDLNLLQHWARAHDAPE